The following are from one region of the Balnearium lithotrophicum genome:
- the dprA gene encoding DNA-processing protein DprA — translation MERLLAVALQFKKGIGFHRARRLIEKYGSLEEGIKEEVPDLSSELKLAEEEIKKAERLGIEIVPFFSNEYPKKLLDLQQPPMVLYIRGRLNVEKSVAIVGSRKCSSYGRTVAYRLGKYLSDLGVTVVSGLALGIDTSAHRGALSSGNTIAVLGSSVDLIYPLENRSLGEKIVENGGGIVSEFPLGTKPKREYFPRRNRIVAGLSDCVIVVEAAERSGTFITVNYALDLGRDVWAVPGNIDSPFSRGTNRLIKEGALPLTEFSEIAEFFSIKESQKIEVPERLEEIYKILLKKPSTIDGLVEETGKSLSEISSILLELEVLGLLIRDGGVYRVC, via the coding sequence ATGGAGAGATTGTTAGCTGTTGCTCTGCAGTTTAAAAAGGGTATCGGTTTTCACAGGGCAAGGAGGTTAATCGAGAAGTACGGTTCCTTAGAGGAGGGAATAAAGGAAGAAGTTCCGGATTTAAGTAGTGAATTAAAACTTGCAGAGGAAGAAATCAAAAAAGCTGAAAGATTGGGAATTGAAATAGTTCCCTTTTTCTCTAACGAGTATCCCAAAAAGCTCCTTGACCTCCAGCAACCTCCCATGGTCCTCTACATAAGGGGGCGTTTAAACGTTGAAAAGTCGGTTGCTATTGTAGGCTCGAGAAAGTGTTCCTCCTACGGTAGAACCGTTGCCTACAGACTTGGAAAGTACCTTTCAGATTTAGGAGTTACTGTTGTCAGTGGACTGGCTTTGGGAATTGATACATCTGCCCATAGGGGAGCTCTCTCCTCGGGAAATACTATTGCTGTTTTGGGAAGTTCCGTTGACCTTATCTATCCCTTAGAAAACAGGAGTTTGGGAGAGAAGATAGTAGAAAACGGAGGAGGAATAGTTTCCGAATTTCCGCTTGGAACAAAGCCTAAGAGAGAATACTTCCCAAGGAGAAACAGAATTGTTGCAGGCCTTTCAGACTGTGTGATTGTTGTTGAGGCAGCCGAAAGGAGTGGAACTTTTATAACAGTTAACTATGCCTTGGACTTGGGGAGGGACGTTTGGGCTGTTCCGGGAAATATTGACTCCCCTTTCAGTAGGGGAACTAACAGGCTGATAAAGGAGGGAGCTCTTCCACTAACCGAGTTTTCTGAAATTGCAGAGTTCTTCTCAATTAAAGAGAGTCAAAAAATAGAGGTTCCTGAGAGATTGGAGGAAATCTACAAAATACTTCTTAAAAAGCCGTCAACCATAGATGGCCTTGTTGAGGAGACAGGGAAGAGCCTTTCCGAAATCTCCTCTATTCTCTTAGAACTTGAAGTTTTAGGCCTTTTAATCAGGGACGGAGGAGTTTATCGGGTATGCTGA
- a CDS encoding polyphenol oxidase family protein, whose protein sequence is MNYEIFISEKPQDGREIKEIKGIPVVTPVQVHGGEVSFVASVPTVPPISDGLITDSKKIWIGVLTADCLPIFLVGEGAVGVVHAGWRGTLKGIAFNAASYMSKFTRVKKAILGVSICGGCYEVRSDVRNSFSKEYSSCFTEVGDGKLLFDLKCANRVQLKAAGVEVIEDLNFCTICNNDRFFSYRKEKTKKRTLSAIRLL, encoded by the coding sequence TTGAACTACGAAATTTTTATTTCTGAAAAGCCTCAGGATGGAAGGGAGATAAAGGAGATAAAGGGCATACCGGTTGTAACTCCCGTTCAGGTTCATGGAGGAGAGGTCTCCTTTGTAGCTTCTGTTCCAACCGTTCCACCGATTTCAGATGGACTAATTACAGACTCCAAGAAAATATGGATAGGGGTTTTAACAGCAGACTGTCTTCCAATATTCCTCGTAGGAGAAGGAGCTGTTGGAGTTGTCCATGCCGGCTGGAGAGGAACGTTAAAGGGAATTGCCTTTAACGCAGCTTCATACATGAGCAAGTTTACAAGGGTAAAAAAGGCCATTTTAGGTGTTTCTATCTGCGGTGGATGCTACGAGGTGAGGTCGGACGTGAGGAATTCCTTCTCAAAAGAGTACTCAAGTTGCTTTACCGAAGTTGGGGATGGAAAGCTTCTCTTCGACCTGAAGTGTGCAAACAGAGTTCAGCTTAAAGCTGCCGGCGTGGAGGTTATAGAGGACTTGAACTTCTGTACAATCTGTAACAACGATAGATTTTTCTCCTATAGAAAGGAAAAAACGAAAAAGAGAACACTATCTGCCATAAGGCTTCTTTGA